One window from the genome of Bdellovibrio sp. NC01 encodes:
- a CDS encoding S8 family serine peptidase, whose amino-acid sequence MKFYVSFLISTFISVAAFAGPFTNLDSLKSQLGFAKFYQAQNPGRKLKIAVFDKGFAGFQKEIGVSLPAGTRYIAGPVSAPTNNETEHGLRMAQILTAFMTNDMQASQWAPELTLYNVFGYSNFKAAIDDAIASKVDLILYSEVWQYGGNNDGKGFINKEVNRATSAGIIWVNAAGNFDLTTYNSTIQTIQDNWVRLPDQNNALAIRCEQNETKSCFLRVVLSWNDFKDNVDLGTKKDLDLVLTDDTLNVLQVGATKQSDDVNESRPGFSKYPREIIETQLSPGLYFLRVKNRSGNFAAQDSLRISIEPDNITMPSHSINESVLNPADNPTVIAVGASDFPMSSRSASSGKPDIFAPSRLQLQDGRTPFGSSNSAAIVAAGLGLLKSQQPKLGRADLLRIVKSAGAWNQSSNISLNVLGFRPTGPGCFVDMAYPNPPAYLRDVFNKGGVLVATTIGNRIIVPFDPITLASGLRRQLINDMIVALPQGGYAVYNRYAAIPAGAAEIFQRPIEAGLCRASSFPANGFYLP is encoded by the coding sequence ATGAAGTTTTATGTTTCATTTTTAATTTCTACATTCATTTCTGTTGCCGCGTTTGCAGGTCCATTCACAAATTTGGATTCTTTGAAGTCACAACTTGGCTTTGCAAAGTTTTACCAAGCGCAAAACCCGGGTCGTAAATTAAAAATCGCTGTCTTCGATAAAGGCTTCGCTGGTTTCCAAAAAGAAATCGGTGTGTCTCTGCCTGCGGGCACTCGTTACATTGCGGGTCCTGTGAGTGCTCCTACAAATAACGAAACTGAACACGGTTTGCGTATGGCGCAAATTCTGACTGCTTTCATGACGAACGATATGCAAGCGTCGCAATGGGCTCCAGAACTTACTTTGTACAATGTGTTCGGTTATTCAAACTTTAAAGCGGCGATCGACGATGCGATCGCAAGCAAAGTGGATCTTATCCTGTACTCGGAAGTATGGCAGTACGGCGGTAACAATGACGGTAAAGGCTTCATCAATAAAGAGGTCAACCGCGCCACATCTGCAGGCATCATCTGGGTGAATGCCGCAGGTAATTTTGATTTAACAACTTACAACTCTACGATTCAAACCATCCAAGACAACTGGGTGCGTTTGCCTGATCAAAACAATGCCTTGGCTATTCGTTGCGAACAAAACGAAACAAAGTCGTGCTTCTTGCGCGTGGTGCTTTCGTGGAATGACTTCAAAGACAATGTCGATCTTGGAACAAAGAAAGATTTAGATCTGGTTTTAACTGACGACACTTTGAACGTTCTGCAAGTGGGCGCGACAAAACAATCTGACGACGTGAATGAATCGCGTCCTGGTTTTTCTAAATATCCACGTGAAATCATCGAAACACAATTGTCGCCAGGTTTGTACTTCTTGCGAGTGAAAAACCGCTCTGGCAATTTTGCGGCTCAAGATTCTTTGCGCATTTCGATTGAACCCGACAACATCACGATGCCGTCGCATTCAATCAATGAATCTGTTTTGAATCCAGCTGACAACCCAACAGTGATTGCCGTGGGCGCAAGCGATTTCCCAATGTCTTCGCGTTCAGCATCGTCTGGTAAACCAGATATTTTTGCGCCTTCACGTTTGCAACTTCAAGACGGTCGTACTCCATTTGGCAGTTCAAATTCAGCAGCGATCGTGGCTGCGGGTCTTGGTCTTTTAAAATCGCAACAACCGAAATTAGGTCGCGCTGATTTGCTTCGTATCGTGAAATCGGCTGGTGCGTGGAACCAATCCAGCAATATTTCTTTGAACGTTCTTGGTTTCAGACCAACGGGACCGGGATGTTTTGTCGATATGGCTTATCCAAATCCACCGGCATATTTGCGTGATGTCTTCAATAAAGGCGGCGTTTTGGTTGCGACAACTATCGGTAACCGCATTATTGTGCCGTTCGACCCAATCACTCTTGCTTCGGGTCTGCGTCGTCAGTTGATAAATGATATGATCGTCGCTTTGCCACAAGGCGGTTATGCCGTTTACAACCGTTATGCGGCAATTCCTGCAGGTGCCGCGGAAATTTTCCAAAGACCGATCGAAGCCGGCTTGTGCCGTGCAAGTTCGTTCCCTGCGAACGGTTTTTACCTGCCGTAG
- the tsaA gene encoding tRNA (N6-threonylcarbamoyladenosine(37)-N6)-methyltransferase TrmO: MEPIGFIESCFKDKFGTPRQPGLVKKATAKLKIRGDLQPAEALQGLEGFSHVWLIWVFHQNKVSRYHAKVHPPRLGGKSMGLFATRTPHRPNPIGLSLVELISVEKDGIIVSGADLVDGTPILDIKPYLPEVEAIPGARTGWPAEVVKEPIHVEFTEQAQIALSKWEQKNPDKALREIIEETLQLDPRPVIYRGYEQKDDAPYRSEHAVRLFDGDVHFKFETPTLVRVTDILFTHN; this comes from the coding sequence ATGGAACCAATTGGCTTCATCGAAAGCTGCTTTAAAGATAAATTTGGAACACCGCGCCAGCCTGGTCTTGTGAAAAAGGCTACGGCCAAACTTAAGATTCGCGGTGATCTTCAGCCTGCAGAAGCTCTGCAAGGTCTTGAGGGCTTTTCGCACGTGTGGCTGATTTGGGTTTTCCATCAAAACAAAGTCTCTCGTTATCACGCGAAAGTTCATCCTCCGCGCTTAGGTGGGAAGAGTATGGGTTTGTTTGCGACACGAACTCCGCATCGTCCAAATCCGATTGGTCTTTCTTTGGTTGAGCTTATCAGTGTTGAAAAAGATGGGATCATCGTCAGTGGTGCAGATCTGGTGGATGGAACTCCCATTTTAGATATCAAACCATATTTGCCTGAGGTCGAAGCGATCCCAGGAGCACGCACGGGTTGGCCCGCAGAAGTTGTCAAAGAACCAATCCATGTCGAATTTACAGAGCAGGCGCAAATTGCGCTTTCGAAGTGGGAACAGAAAAATCCCGACAAAGCGTTGCGTGAAATTATCGAGGAAACTCTGCAATTAGATCCGCGTCCTGTAATTTACAGGGGTTACGAGCAAAAAGACGATGCTCCATATCGCTCTGAACATGCGGTTCGTTTGTTCGATGGAGATGTCCATTTCAAGTTCGAAACACCCACCCTCGTTCGAGTTACCGATATTCTTTTTACGCATAATTAG
- a CDS encoding isopenicillin N synthase family oxygenase — protein sequence MRTETTSHNEAAANTLRKVPTLSLASYTKGTSEEKSKFIDQLFTGLKEYGFIILKDHNVKPADLHKAYQLLETFYALPEDVKKSYISPNAGFQRGYTPFGKEHAKDSPVMDLKEFWHVGRVLADGHDLKSVYPENIWPEAHVPEFKNHFVNLYAALEEAGDVMLEALTMPLEVDKDFFARMTKDGNSILRLLHYPPIPEGVDPRCVRAAAHEDINFITILPAATASGLQLKDRDGTWLDIVSEPDTLIVDVGDMLARLTNDVLPSTTHRVVNPDDGKNGSRYSMPFFLHPHPQAMLSCLPSCKGTGAKYTDISSHDFLMQRLREIGLIK from the coding sequence ATGAGAACGGAAACTACTTCTCATAATGAGGCTGCAGCGAACACTCTTCGCAAGGTGCCGACACTAAGCTTAGCAAGTTACACAAAAGGAACTTCTGAAGAGAAATCGAAATTCATCGATCAGTTGTTCACAGGCCTTAAAGAGTACGGCTTCATCATCTTGAAAGATCACAACGTAAAACCAGCTGATCTTCACAAAGCCTACCAACTTCTTGAAACATTCTACGCTTTGCCTGAAGACGTAAAAAAATCTTACATCTCTCCAAACGCAGGCTTCCAACGTGGTTACACTCCATTCGGTAAAGAACACGCTAAAGATTCTCCAGTGATGGACTTGAAAGAGTTCTGGCACGTGGGTCGCGTTCTTGCTGACGGTCACGACTTGAAATCTGTTTACCCAGAAAACATCTGGCCAGAAGCTCACGTACCTGAATTTAAAAATCACTTCGTTAATTTGTATGCGGCTTTGGAAGAAGCCGGCGACGTTATGCTTGAAGCATTGACGATGCCTCTTGAAGTCGACAAAGACTTCTTCGCGCGCATGACGAAAGATGGAAATTCGATCTTAAGACTTTTGCATTACCCACCAATTCCAGAGGGTGTTGATCCTCGTTGTGTGCGTGCGGCAGCTCATGAAGATATTAACTTCATCACAATCTTGCCTGCGGCGACCGCTTCTGGTTTGCAATTGAAAGATCGCGATGGCACTTGGTTGGATATCGTTTCTGAACCAGACACTTTGATCGTTGACGTTGGTGATATGTTGGCTCGTTTGACGAACGACGTTTTGCCTTCGACTACTCATCGTGTGGTGAATCCAGATGATGGTAAGAACGGCAGCCGTTACTCTATGCCATTCTTCTTGCACCCGCATCCACAAGCGATGTTGTCATGCTTGCCTTCATGCAAAGGCACTGGCGCGAAATACACTGATATTTCTAGCCATGACTTCTTGATGCAGCGTTTGCGCGAAATTGGTCTAATCAAGTAG
- a CDS encoding MgtC/SapB family protein, with amino-acid sequence MDPLAPVVSWAPLDSLYRLTLALGIGLFIGLEREWRGKEAGLRTFGFAALIGGMGGLLGDGYAIMGVCLLGILVFFLNWQSLRDNKGTELTTSAALLVTGVVGVLCGKGHTITPTAVGVVSAGLLAWKEHLANFSHKLTTEEVRAEILLAILTFAIYPILPKHAVDPWGLIIPQQAFVTVIIIAAIGFINYVLMKIFGPKGMEITAFFGGLVNSRKVIVELTSRLQTTGEVLLPSVYSGVMLATGAMLLRNGIIILIFAPAAALYCATPFLLMIAACAALWYFYPTKLIHKEGAASLSLESPFRLTAALKFGFVFLVLNIVGALVQRNFGSNSFYFVSLLGGLLSSASSIASAATLMSHGELPLSTGVNGVIISSLTSILINIPLIRTMTTDKTFKRRAFVALFLIAILGVMGMAANEVLAHYFVKPNLGCWKNIEQRNPSLNIYT; translated from the coding sequence ATGGATCCATTGGCTCCCGTAGTATCTTGGGCTCCTCTTGACAGTTTGTACCGTCTGACTTTGGCTCTTGGAATTGGCTTGTTCATCGGTTTAGAGCGCGAGTGGCGTGGCAAGGAAGCTGGCTTACGCACATTTGGTTTCGCCGCACTGATTGGTGGCATGGGTGGTTTGCTTGGCGATGGCTATGCGATCATGGGCGTGTGTCTTTTAGGAATTCTTGTATTCTTCCTGAATTGGCAATCGTTGCGAGATAATAAAGGTACAGAGTTAACAACTTCAGCAGCTTTGCTGGTCACGGGAGTTGTTGGCGTGTTGTGCGGTAAAGGTCATACCATCACGCCCACGGCGGTCGGAGTTGTGTCGGCGGGTTTGCTTGCATGGAAGGAGCATCTTGCAAATTTCAGTCATAAGTTAACGACGGAAGAAGTACGCGCTGAGATCTTGCTTGCGATTTTAACCTTCGCAATTTATCCGATTTTACCGAAGCACGCGGTCGACCCTTGGGGTTTGATTATTCCGCAACAGGCTTTCGTCACAGTGATTATTATCGCAGCGATTGGTTTTATTAACTATGTGTTGATGAAAATCTTTGGTCCCAAAGGCATGGAGATCACAGCATTCTTTGGTGGTTTAGTAAATAGTCGTAAAGTTATCGTTGAGTTGACGTCACGTTTGCAAACAACGGGCGAAGTCTTATTGCCTTCCGTCTACAGTGGCGTGATGTTGGCAACGGGTGCGATGCTTTTGCGTAACGGCATCATCATTTTGATTTTCGCACCTGCGGCTGCCTTGTATTGTGCGACGCCGTTTTTGCTGATGATCGCGGCCTGTGCGGCTCTTTGGTATTTCTATCCAACGAAATTAATTCATAAAGAGGGCGCTGCTTCGCTGTCTTTGGAGTCTCCATTCCGTTTAACAGCCGCGTTGAAATTTGGTTTTGTATTCTTGGTGCTCAATATCGTTGGCGCTTTAGTGCAAAGGAATTTCGGTTCGAACAGTTTTTACTTTGTAAGTTTATTAGGTGGTTTGTTATCAAGCGCTTCGTCGATTGCTTCTGCTGCGACTTTGATGAGTCATGGCGAGCTGCCATTAAGTACCGGCGTGAATGGCGTGATCATCTCAAGCCTTACAAGTATTCTAATTAATATTCCTTTGATCCGTACAATGACGACGGATAAGACTTTCAAACGCCGAGCTTTCGTTGCGTTGTTTTTGATCGCCATTCTTGGTGTGATGGGAATGGCGGCAAACGAAGTGCTAGCGCACTACTTTGTGAAGCCCAATTTGGGCTGCTGGAAAAATATCGAACAGCGAAATCCTTCCCTAAACATTTATACGTGA
- a CDS encoding LysR family transcriptional regulator, translating to METITRNVQDLLAFYSVAKEGSFTKAADAVHSSKALLSKQVKALEAQMRVTLFHRTTRSLNLTEEGRFLYSYCEKIFGLTEEAGKLIKDMSQELSGNVKISVPVSLAETFTASFLGQINDILPNVQVEIDASNEVRDIKKSGADFAIRSKDNHDPDVVARYLGRMRDVICVAPNKVKLPNNATPEVLNKLNCIMHAPSRNWNSWTLTSGDKEYVVQTQGKFASNQYTLSRKMCLEGLGVARLPYFLVADDIKEGRLIHLFPEYKISTHSFYLVYLKETYTSQKIKTTKEAILSWFKNRKDIFI from the coding sequence ATGGAAACAATCACACGCAACGTTCAGGATTTACTAGCTTTCTATTCTGTCGCTAAAGAAGGTAGCTTTACCAAAGCGGCAGATGCCGTGCACTCTTCAAAAGCCCTTCTCAGTAAACAGGTGAAAGCGCTGGAAGCTCAAATGCGTGTGACTCTTTTCCATCGCACAACTCGCAGCTTAAATCTGACGGAAGAGGGTCGCTTTCTTTATTCATACTGCGAAAAGATTTTTGGCTTAACTGAAGAAGCAGGAAAACTGATCAAAGACATGAGTCAGGAACTTTCGGGCAATGTGAAAATCTCGGTCCCCGTTTCTTTAGCAGAGACTTTCACAGCTTCATTTTTAGGGCAGATCAACGACATTCTTCCCAACGTGCAAGTTGAAATTGATGCCTCTAATGAAGTTCGTGACATTAAAAAATCGGGAGCTGATTTTGCGATTCGTTCAAAAGACAACCATGACCCTGATGTGGTCGCACGCTACTTAGGCAGAATGCGCGATGTGATTTGTGTGGCTCCGAATAAAGTCAAACTGCCTAACAATGCCACTCCTGAAGTATTGAACAAACTCAATTGCATCATGCATGCACCTTCACGCAACTGGAATTCTTGGACTCTGACCTCGGGCGATAAAGAGTATGTTGTGCAAACCCAAGGGAAATTTGCATCGAACCAATACACGCTTTCAAGAAAGATGTGTCTTGAAGGTTTGGGTGTCGCTCGCCTGCCCTATTTCCTGGTCGCCGATGACATCAAAGAGGGTCGACTTATTCACCTGTTCCCCGAATACAAAATCTCGACGCATTCGTTTTACTTGGTGTACTTGAAAGAAACCTACACATCTCAAAAAATAAAAACCACGAAAGAGGCTATTCTTTCGTGGTTTAAAAATCGCAAAGATATCTTTATTTAA
- a CDS encoding short chain dehydrogenase, with translation MKVVVIGATGTIGKLVKANLEKAGHEVVSVGKTSGDFQVNIEDAASVRELYKKIGSFDAVVNAAGDLAFAPLDKITHAQWMTAINSKLLGQVNLVQQAIPFINEKGSFTLVSGVVSEYPIAHGAVATVVNRAVEGYVQAAACELPKGLRINVVSPTLLEESAAAYSPFFPGYTPVPGKLVAQAYEKSVLGIQTGQIFKLH, from the coding sequence ATGAAAGTCGTAGTCATCGGTGCCACGGGCACCATCGGAAAATTAGTTAAAGCAAACTTAGAAAAAGCAGGTCACGAGGTCGTGAGTGTTGGTAAAACCTCAGGTGATTTTCAAGTGAACATCGAGGACGCCGCAAGTGTGCGCGAGCTTTATAAAAAAATCGGGTCCTTCGATGCGGTCGTGAATGCGGCTGGGGATTTGGCCTTTGCACCACTAGACAAAATCACGCATGCGCAATGGATGACCGCGATCAACAGCAAACTTTTGGGCCAAGTGAATCTGGTACAACAAGCAATTCCGTTTATAAATGAAAAGGGCTCATTCACTTTGGTATCAGGCGTGGTGAGTGAATATCCTATCGCTCACGGGGCAGTTGCTACGGTTGTGAATCGTGCTGTCGAGGGTTATGTCCAAGCGGCAGCTTGCGAGTTGCCTAAAGGCCTACGCATCAATGTCGTCAGTCCTACTTTGCTAGAAGAGTCGGCAGCAGCCTATAGTCCATTCTTCCCTGGTTATACTCCGGTGCCGGGCAAATTAGTGGCGCAGGCTTATGAAAAATCAGTATTGGGAATTCAAACGGGGCAGATTTTTAAACTGCATTAG
- a CDS encoding valine--tRNA ligase — MSEQNPAQLSDRYNPADVENRTYQWWENSGFFKAQDQSTKPPFSIILPPPNVTGFLHMGHALDHTIQDMLIRWKRMNGYNTMWLPGTDHAGIATQTVVEKELKKTGVTRHELGREKFVEKVWEWKHQYGNRIYSQMRRLGDSCDWDRAVFTLDEGVSKAVRKVFVSLYNKGLIYRGQRLVNWSGPLETAISDLEVEHQTIKGTLYHINYPLEDGSGFLTVATTRPETMLGDTAVAVNPEDDRYKHLVGKNVILPLTGRKIKIIADTYVDKAFGSGVVKITPAHDFNDYKVGKAHNLDFINLLTRKAEMNENAGVYAGLKVQEARKRVVEDLKAQNLLAKEEPHVHSVGHCSRSGAVVEPFLSEQWFVKMEALANPAKRVVESGTIRFEPESWTKVYLHWLNNIEDWCISRQLWWGHRIPVWYCDNCNHTTVSETDVAACEKCGNTHVKQDDDVLDTWFSSALWPFSTMGWPNETETLKTFYPTSYLVTGHDIIFFWVARMIMMGLEFKRDVPFRTVYIHGLVRDSQGRKMSKSLGNSIDPVEMIDKYGADALRFTFAAHLYSGKDFKFSEQRLEGYRNFMNKIWNATRFALSNLSDFKAPAEGVKALPNKANISVFDQWIITKLAEVTKQVEEAMEAEKFSEAATALYQFIWNQFCDWYIEFTKPIMNGTNAEERAATQLVLAQVLNRIARLLHPFTPFISEEIYQKLPIRGQACIIDQYPNTRNDKEFLALGSETAAQEIDLVKEVITAMRNIRGENRISPAVKLNVRLGVTNDQVQKVLGNNRTAIMTMGRLENMEVGPEGNLMKCAVAPVTVGDANVKVIIPLEGLVDFDEELKRINKSIEKLQKDIGILSGKLSNEKFVANADEDVIAADRVLLAQSKVQLESLRDALTRFQ; from the coding sequence ATGTCAGAGCAAAATCCAGCGCAATTGTCAGATCGTTATAATCCCGCTGATGTAGAAAACAGAACATATCAGTGGTGGGAAAATTCGGGCTTCTTCAAAGCTCAGGATCAATCCACAAAACCTCCATTTTCGATCATCTTGCCTCCACCGAACGTCACAGGTTTCTTGCACATGGGTCACGCCCTGGATCACACGATTCAAGATATGTTGATCCGCTGGAAACGCATGAATGGTTACAACACGATGTGGTTGCCGGGAACGGACCACGCCGGTATCGCAACTCAAACAGTTGTTGAAAAAGAGTTGAAGAAAACAGGCGTGACTCGTCACGAACTAGGTCGCGAAAAATTCGTAGAAAAAGTTTGGGAGTGGAAACACCAATACGGTAATCGCATCTACTCGCAAATGCGCAGACTTGGTGATTCGTGTGATTGGGATCGCGCGGTTTTCACTTTGGACGAAGGCGTATCAAAAGCAGTTCGCAAAGTATTCGTGTCTTTGTACAACAAAGGTTTGATTTATCGTGGTCAACGCCTGGTGAACTGGTCAGGTCCTTTGGAAACTGCCATTTCAGATCTTGAAGTTGAGCACCAAACAATCAAAGGGACTTTGTATCACATCAACTATCCTCTTGAAGATGGTTCTGGTTTCTTGACGGTTGCTACAACTCGTCCTGAAACAATGTTGGGTGATACAGCGGTTGCGGTAAATCCAGAAGACGATCGCTACAAACACCTTGTTGGTAAAAACGTGATCCTTCCACTGACTGGAAGAAAAATTAAAATCATCGCTGACACGTACGTTGATAAAGCGTTCGGTTCAGGCGTTGTGAAAATCACTCCAGCGCATGACTTCAACGACTACAAAGTTGGTAAAGCGCACAACCTCGATTTCATCAACCTTCTGACTCGCAAAGCAGAGATGAATGAAAACGCTGGCGTCTACGCTGGTTTGAAAGTTCAAGAAGCGCGTAAACGTGTTGTTGAAGATTTGAAAGCTCAAAACTTGCTAGCGAAAGAGGAACCACATGTTCACTCTGTCGGCCACTGCTCGCGTTCAGGCGCCGTGGTTGAACCATTCTTGTCCGAGCAATGGTTCGTTAAAATGGAAGCTCTTGCAAATCCAGCGAAGCGTGTTGTTGAAAGCGGCACAATTCGTTTCGAACCAGAGTCTTGGACAAAAGTTTATCTTCACTGGTTAAACAACATTGAAGACTGGTGTATCTCTCGCCAATTGTGGTGGGGTCACCGTATTCCAGTTTGGTATTGCGATAATTGCAATCACACGACTGTGAGCGAAACAGACGTAGCAGCTTGTGAAAAGTGCGGCAACACACACGTAAAACAAGATGACGACGTCCTTGATACTTGGTTCTCGTCTGCTCTATGGCCGTTCTCTACAATGGGTTGGCCAAACGAAACTGAAACTTTGAAAACGTTCTACCCAACTAGTTACCTAGTAACTGGTCACGATATTATTTTCTTCTGGGTTGCACGTATGATCATGATGGGTCTTGAGTTCAAGCGCGATGTTCCTTTCCGTACGGTTTATATCCACGGTTTGGTGCGCGATTCTCAAGGTCGTAAAATGTCGAAGTCTTTAGGCAACTCGATCGATCCAGTAGAGATGATCGATAAATACGGAGCCGATGCTTTGCGCTTCACATTCGCTGCGCACTTGTACTCTGGTAAAGACTTTAAATTCAGCGAACAACGTCTTGAAGGCTATCGTAACTTCATGAATAAGATCTGGAATGCGACTCGTTTCGCACTTTCAAACTTGTCTGACTTCAAAGCGCCTGCAGAAGGTGTAAAAGCATTACCGAATAAAGCTAACATCAGCGTATTCGATCAATGGATCATCACGAAGCTTGCTGAGGTGACAAAACAAGTTGAAGAAGCCATGGAAGCAGAGAAGTTCTCTGAAGCCGCGACAGCGCTTTATCAGTTTATTTGGAATCAATTCTGTGACTGGTATATCGAATTTACGAAACCAATCATGAACGGCACGAATGCGGAAGAAAGAGCCGCGACTCAGTTGGTACTTGCACAAGTATTAAACCGTATCGCGCGTTTGCTTCACCCGTTCACACCGTTTATCTCTGAAGAGATTTACCAAAAACTTCCGATCCGTGGTCAAGCGTGCATCATCGATCAATATCCAAACACAAGAAACGACAAAGAGTTCTTGGCCTTGGGTTCTGAAACGGCAGCACAAGAAATCGACTTGGTAAAAGAAGTGATCACAGCAATGCGTAACATCCGCGGCGAAAACAGAATCAGCCCGGCTGTGAAATTGAATGTGCGTTTGGGTGTAACAAACGATCAAGTGCAAAAAGTTTTGGGCAACAACCGTACAGCAATCATGACTATGGGTCGTTTGGAAAATATGGAAGTGGGACCTGAAGGCAACTTGATGAAGTGTGCTGTGGCACCGGTAACGGTTGGCGATGCAAACGTAAAAGTGATCATCCCTCTTGAAGGCTTGGTAGATTTCGACGAAGAGTTGAAACGTATCAACAAGTCGATCGAGAAATTGCAAAAAGATATCGGCATCTTGAGCGGTAAGCTTTCAAACGAAAAGTTCGTTGCTAACGCTGATGAAGACGTTATCGCCGCAGACAGAGTCCTTCTTGCGCAATCAAAAGTGCAGTTGGAATCTTTGCGCGATGCTTTGACTCGTTTCCAATAG
- a CDS encoding porin — protein MKKFLMATLATTTLAATAHAGSISYDFRGDFQSLDFNEEAAKPDTNKFYFKIGRIDFKGNLNEDLSYRLRWGFYSTPTYTTRDNVNTQVQLAYLTQKLGSGFSITLGKMASQIGGFEAATSGADLYLTSQSYASSLSGAGHLYNTGAANILYMTGARAEYSFGDGTQTIGLMAFNPAQDQSNNGAASGFDQNSTNAYGFVYQGAFADKAFGVMASYHQLGGTNTGAFTTAASMADDKTGLWAVGLKWDSNPILLQLDYLGQNAEYEAGTDKLTTFVFKAAYTGWENWTPRLEVTSDNQEIDVASNGSIAGTNKTMGYGAVLEYKPRKDDIFRYHVAYNYTTEDADNTKTRQEIVVGTRLLGDFLK, from the coding sequence ATGAAAAAGTTTTTGATGGCAACTTTAGCAACGACAACGCTTGCTGCGACAGCACACGCTGGCAGCATCAGCTATGATTTCCGTGGTGATTTCCAGTCACTAGATTTCAATGAAGAAGCGGCGAAACCTGACACAAACAAGTTCTATTTCAAAATCGGTCGTATCGATTTTAAAGGAAACTTGAATGAAGATTTGTCATACCGTCTACGTTGGGGCTTCTACAGCACGCCAACTTACACGACTCGTGACAATGTTAACACTCAAGTGCAATTGGCTTACTTGACTCAAAAATTGGGTTCAGGCTTCAGCATCACTTTGGGTAAAATGGCGTCGCAAATCGGTGGCTTCGAAGCTGCTACTTCTGGCGCAGACTTGTACCTAACTTCTCAATCTTATGCGTCTTCATTGAGCGGCGCTGGTCACCTGTACAATACTGGTGCGGCGAACATTCTATATATGACTGGTGCAAGAGCTGAGTACTCTTTCGGTGATGGCACTCAAACTATCGGTTTGATGGCATTCAATCCAGCGCAAGACCAATCTAACAATGGTGCTGCTTCTGGTTTCGACCAAAACTCTACAAACGCATATGGTTTCGTTTACCAAGGTGCATTTGCTGATAAAGCTTTCGGCGTAATGGCTTCTTACCACCAACTTGGCGGTACAAACACTGGTGCATTCACAACTGCTGCATCAATGGCTGACGACAAAACTGGTTTGTGGGCTGTTGGTTTGAAATGGGATTCAAATCCTATCTTGTTGCAATTGGACTACTTGGGCCAAAATGCTGAATACGAAGCAGGCACTGATAAATTGACTACTTTCGTATTCAAAGCTGCTTACACTGGCTGGGAAAACTGGACTCCACGTCTTGAAGTTACAAGCGACAACCAAGAGATCGACGTTGCATCTAACGGTTCAATCGCTGGTACAAACAAAACAATGGGTTACGGCGCGGTTCTTGAGTACAAACCACGTAAAGACGACATCTTCCGTTACCACGTAGCTTACAACTACACGACTGAAGACGCTGACAACACGAAAACTCGCCAAGAGATCGTAGTTGGTACACGCCTTTTGGGCGACTTCTTGAAATAA
- a CDS encoding rhodanese-like domain-containing protein, whose protein sequence is MIDVAQIGYFQFDNLVRGRVPFMLINLGVDLSVWYKSVEAMHIAAVTVEVENEDYVGAIKAKKLPPHFAIVVLDQDGSRSKKIADELEAAGFLNAHYVRGGFIGIQKEKNEEA, encoded by the coding sequence ATGATCGACGTTGCACAAATTGGTTATTTTCAATTCGATAATTTAGTTCGCGGTCGTGTGCCGTTCATGTTGATCAACCTTGGGGTGGATCTTAGCGTTTGGTACAAAAGTGTCGAAGCGATGCACATTGCTGCCGTCACAGTTGAAGTTGAAAACGAAGACTATGTCGGTGCTATTAAAGCGAAAAAACTTCCTCCGCACTTTGCGATTGTCGTTCTTGATCAAGACGGTTCGCGCTCTAAGAAAATCGCGGATGAGTTAGAAGCAGCGGGCTTCCTCAACGCTCACTATGTGCGCGGTGGTTTCATCGGTATTCAAAAAGAAAAGAATGAAGAAGCTTAA